A single window of Nocardia sp. NBC_01327 DNA harbors:
- a CDS encoding glycoside hydrolase family 15 protein gives MESYDEPESYDRPLSSGAADIESETLGPPRDALDRPDAQLSDGYVPAAIGESHYSNFPPIDDYAFLSDCETNCLIARNGSVEWMCIPRPDSPSIFGAALDRSAGHFRLGPYGRNVPAARRYLPGGLIVETTWQTETGWIIVRDALVMGPWHNNRSRSRSHRRTPMDWDAEHMLLRTVRCVNGVVELEMSCEPAFDYHQQAANWEYSGDVYEQASATCDIESCPTLTITTDLRLGLEGREARARTRMKEGDQIFVALSWSDLPPPKTFEAAADKMWQTTEAWRQWITLGRFPDHPWRGYLQRSALTLKGLTYAPTGALLAAATTSLPETPGGERNWDYRYTWVRDSSFALWGLYTLGLDREADDFFAFLHDVATDGNGRALPLQVLYGIGGEREITETELPHLSGYDGAQPVRIGNGAYNQEQHDIWGTILDSVYLHVKSRQQVPETLWPMLERQVQAAIENWRNPDRGIWEVRGEPQHFTSSKVMCWVALDRGAKLAELHSEYDYAKKWHDIADEIRQDILDNGVNADGVFTQSYGSESLDASLLLVPLLRFLPPDDHRVRATVLAIADRLTENGLVLRYRTETTDDGLIGAEGSFTICSFWLVSALVEIGELQRAQQLCQRLLGYASPLKLYAEEIDTRTGRHLGNFPQAFTHLALINAVMHVIRAEESHSSGQFHPAHPGR, from the coding sequence ATGGAGTCCTATGACGAACCGGAGTCGTACGACCGCCCGCTGAGTAGCGGTGCGGCCGATATCGAGTCCGAGACGCTCGGCCCGCCCCGGGATGCGCTCGACCGGCCCGACGCCCAGCTTTCGGACGGCTACGTCCCGGCCGCCATCGGTGAGTCGCACTATTCGAACTTCCCGCCGATCGACGATTACGCATTCCTCTCCGACTGCGAGACCAACTGCCTCATCGCCCGCAACGGCTCGGTGGAGTGGATGTGCATCCCGCGACCCGACTCCCCCAGCATCTTCGGCGCCGCACTCGACCGCAGCGCCGGACACTTCCGGCTCGGCCCCTACGGCCGCAATGTGCCCGCCGCCCGGCGGTATCTGCCCGGCGGACTGATCGTGGAGACCACCTGGCAGACCGAAACCGGCTGGATCATCGTGCGCGACGCGCTGGTCATGGGGCCCTGGCACAACAATCGATCACGCAGTCGCAGCCACAGGCGCACTCCGATGGATTGGGATGCCGAGCACATGCTGCTGCGCACCGTGCGGTGTGTGAACGGCGTCGTCGAACTGGAGATGAGCTGCGAACCGGCCTTCGACTACCACCAGCAGGCGGCCAATTGGGAGTACAGCGGCGATGTGTACGAACAGGCCTCGGCCACTTGCGATATCGAGAGCTGCCCGACGCTGACCATCACCACCGATCTGCGCCTCGGACTGGAGGGCCGGGAGGCTCGGGCCCGCACCCGCATGAAGGAGGGCGATCAGATCTTCGTGGCGCTGTCGTGGTCGGATCTGCCGCCCCCCAAGACATTCGAGGCCGCCGCGGACAAGATGTGGCAGACCACCGAGGCGTGGCGGCAGTGGATCACCCTGGGGCGCTTCCCCGATCATCCGTGGCGCGGATACCTGCAGCGCAGTGCGCTCACCCTGAAGGGGCTCACCTACGCGCCGACCGGTGCGCTGCTCGCCGCGGCCACCACCTCGCTCCCGGAAACACCTGGCGGGGAACGCAATTGGGACTACCGCTACACCTGGGTGCGGGACTCCAGCTTCGCACTGTGGGGTCTGTACACCCTCGGCCTGGACCGGGAGGCCGACGACTTCTTCGCCTTCCTGCACGATGTCGCCACCGACGGAAACGGCAGAGCCCTTCCGCTGCAGGTGCTTTACGGCATCGGCGGCGAACGTGAGATCACCGAGACCGAACTCCCGCACCTGTCCGGCTATGACGGCGCGCAACCGGTGCGCATCGGCAACGGCGCGTACAACCAGGAACAGCACGATATCTGGGGCACGATTCTGGATTCCGTCTACCTGCACGTGAAGTCGCGGCAGCAGGTGCCGGAGACGCTGTGGCCCATGCTGGAACGCCAGGTGCAGGCCGCCATCGAGAACTGGCGCAATCCCGATCGCGGCATCTGGGAGGTGCGCGGCGAGCCACAGCATTTCACCTCGTCCAAGGTGATGTGCTGGGTCGCGCTGGATCGCGGCGCGAAACTGGCCGAACTGCACAGCGAATACGACTACGCCAAGAAGTGGCACGATATCGCCGACGAGATCCGCCAGGACATCCTCGACAACGGTGTCAATGCCGACGGCGTGTTCACGCAGAGCTACGGCAGCGAAAGCCTGGACGCCTCACTGCTGCTGGTGCCGCTGCTGCGCTTCCTGCCGCCCGACGATCACCGCGTGCGCGCCACCGTGCTGGCCATCGCCGACCGGCTCACCGAGAACGGGCTGGTGCTGCGGTACCGCACCGAAACCACCGACGACGGCCTCATCGGCGCGGAGGGCTCCTTCACCATCTGCTCGTTCTGGCTGGTGTCGGCGCTCGTGGAAATCGGCGAACTGCAACGCGCACAACAACTCTGCCAGCGCCTGCTCGGCTATGCCAGCCCGCTCAAGCTCTACGCCGAGGAGATCGACACCCGCACCGGCCGGCACCTCGGCAACTTCCCGCAGGCCTTCACCCACCTGGCGCTGATCAATGCTGTCATGCACGTGATCCGCGCCGAGGAATCACACAGCTCCGGCCAGTTCCACCCGGCCCACCCCGGCCGGTAA